The following proteins are co-located in the Streptosporangiales bacterium genome:
- a CDS encoding Ppx/GppA family phosphatase, translating into MRLGVLDVGSNTVHLLVVDAHPGARPLPASSHKTRLRLVEHIDGNGGIDAEGERSLRHTVAEALEVADDRGCEDVLAFATSAIREASNAGDVLDRIREACQVDIQVLPGDDEARLTFLAVRRWYGWSSGRLLVVDIGGGSLELAVGIDEEPDVATSLPLGASRLTRDRISADPPKSGEVKALRTYVRSQVASVAHDVTRVGETDVVVGTSKTLRSLARVCGAAPSSAGLYERRTLRRDALAEWLPRIAEMDHDKRADLPGVSSSRSRQLLAGAIVADAVMDLFGTESMEICPWALREGVILRRLDWIGHEGH; encoded by the coding sequence ATGCGGCTGGGTGTCCTCGACGTAGGGTCGAACACGGTGCACCTGCTCGTCGTCGACGCGCACCCCGGCGCGCGGCCGCTGCCGGCTTCCTCGCACAAGACGAGGCTCAGGCTCGTCGAGCACATCGACGGGAACGGCGGCATCGACGCCGAGGGGGAGCGGTCGCTGCGCCATACGGTCGCCGAGGCGCTCGAGGTCGCGGACGACCGGGGCTGCGAGGACGTCCTCGCGTTCGCCACGAGCGCGATCCGTGAGGCGAGCAACGCGGGAGACGTGCTCGACCGCATCCGCGAGGCCTGCCAGGTCGACATCCAGGTACTTCCGGGTGACGACGAGGCGCGGCTGACGTTCCTCGCGGTACGCCGGTGGTACGGCTGGTCGAGCGGGCGGCTCCTGGTGGTCGACATCGGTGGGGGATCGCTCGAGCTCGCCGTCGGCATCGACGAGGAGCCCGACGTCGCCACGAGCCTGCCGCTCGGTGCCAGCCGGCTCACCAGGGACAGGATCTCCGCCGACCCGCCGAAGTCCGGCGAGGTCAAGGCGCTGCGCACGTACGTCAGGTCGCAGGTCGCGTCCGTCGCGCACGACGTCACCAGGGTGGGCGAGACCGACGTCGTCGTCGGCACGAGCAAGACGCTGCGGTCGCTCGCCCGCGTCTGTGGCGCCGCGCCGAGCTCCGCCGGCCTGTACGAGCGGCGCACCCTGCGCCGCGACGCGCTCGCCGAGTGGCTGCCGCGCATCGCCGAGATGGACCATGACAAGCGGGCCGACCTGCCCGGCGTCTCGTCCAGCCGCTCCCGCCAGCTGCTCGCGGGGGCGATCGTCGCCGATGCCGTGATGGACCTCTTCGGGACCGAGTCGATGGAGATCTGCCCCTGGGCGTTGCGCGAGGGCGTCATCCTGCGCCGCCTCGACTGGATCGGCCACGAAGGCCACTAG